One part of the Lotus japonicus ecotype B-129 chromosome 2, LjGifu_v1.2 genome encodes these proteins:
- the LOC130736152 gene encoding agamous-like MADS-box protein AGL62 gives MSTSGKKSWGRKKIDIKKMTNQKHLQVTFLKRRTGIFKKASELSTLSDAEMALIVISPGQKVFSFGHPNVETIIEKYLLEVPTQPANNMQYVNAQSSADVLGLNAKIFLFNNQIDAEKKHIKELDRQIKAVQAQFWGASLIKEMDKSQLEQFKGALDEVKKQVTRYCDMLPMQGDVAASDAPTNPLMYQHFATGPSNAMIPLHHPPPTPPQVFSPLNFQGPMMQTQTLFGGLNNKGGHGGLPPGFY, from the coding sequence ATGTCCACCTCAGGAAAGAAAAGTTGGGGGCGTAAAAAGATTGACATAAAGAAAATGACGAATCAGAAACATTTGCAGGTTACTTTCTTGAAGCGCCGCACTGGGATCTTCAAGAAAGCAAGCGAGCTCTCCACGCTTTCTGATGCAGAGATGGCTCTCATCGTCATCTCGCCGGGCCAGAAGGTGTTTTCATTCGGCCATCCGAATGTTGAGACCATCATTGAGAAGTACCTCTTGGAGGTCCCGACTCAACCGGCTAACAACATGCAATACGTCAATGCTCAGAGTAGCGCTGACGTGCTTGGGCTCAATGCAAAAATATTTCTATTTAACAACCAAATCGATGCTGAGAAGAAGCACATCAAGGAGCTAGATCGTCAGATCAAGGCAGTGCAAGCTCAATTTTGGGGGGCCTCTCTGATTAAAGAGATGGACAAGTCTCAACTTGAGCAGTTCAAGGGGGCCTTGGATGAGGTCAAGAAGCAAGTCACTCGCTATTGTGACATGCTCCCTATGCAAGGTGATGTTGCTGCTAGTGATGCCCCTACCAACCCACTGATGTATCAACATTTTGCTACTGGACCCTCGAACGCCATGATCCCTctccaccacccaccaccaacACCTCCTCAGGTGTTTTCACCACTAAATTTTCAAGGCCCAATGATGCAGACTCAAACCTTATTTGGTGGCCTTAACAACAAGGGAGGACATGGAGGACTACCCCCTGGTTTCTACTAA
- the LOC130737709 gene encoding ankyrin repeat-containing protein At2g01680-like, which yields MLHDMDSKALCFITHQAIFDAVRSGDLERLKQLLQQVNKGESSDGSSSLSELMSMQNDDGETLLFIAAERGFQEVFSFLRSFCDLEVLKIRSKPDMNAFHVAAKQGHLEIVREILSIWPEVCKLCDTSNTSPLYSAAVQDHLDVVNAILDVDVSSMMIVRRNGKTALHNAARYGMLGIVKALIARDAGIVCIKDKKGQTALHMAVKGHSTPVVEEILQADPAILNEQDKKGNTALHMATRKLRSEIVSFLLSYASMNVNAINNQEQTAMDLADKLAYGNSSLEIHEALTERGAKRARHVSKVDEAKELKRAVSDIKHEVQSQLIQNEKTRKRVSGIAKELRKIHREAVQNTINSVTVVAVLFASIAFVALFSLPGQYRMKQSRAGEANIAGDVAFSAFCLLNATSLFISFSVVVVQITLVAWDTRAQRKVVSVVNKLMWTACACTCGAFLAIAFVVVGKETWMAITVTLLGAPILVGTLAYLCYFVFLRHFGFRSISQRLVKRASGNISFSWNHSAHISDVDECNSDLQNMYAL from the exons ATGTTGCATGACATGGACTCAAAGGCCCTGTGCTTCATAACCCACCAAGCAATTTTCGACGCGGTTCGATCTGGGGACCTTGAAAGGCTCAAACAGCTACTGCAACAGGTGAACAAAGGTGAATCTTCAGATGGGTCATCGTCGCTTTCTGAACTCATGTCCATGCAGAACGATGATGGAGAGACCTTGCTGTTTATTGCTGCAGAGCGTGGTTTTCAAGAGGTGTTCAGCTTCTTGCGCAGCTTCTGTGACTTGGAGGTGCTGAAGATTAGGTCCAAACCTGATATGAACGCCTTTCATGTTGCAGCCAAACAAGGCCATCTGG AAATCGTGAGGGAGATTTTAAGCATTTGGCCTGAGGTTTGTAAATTATGTGACACCTCAAATACTAGCCCCCTTTACTCAGCTGCTGTACAAGACCATTTAGATGTGGTGAATGCTATCTTGGATGTTGATGTCAGTTCAATGATGATTGTGAGGAGAAACGGCAAAACCGCGTTGCACAATGCTGCCAGGTATGGCATGCTTGGTATTGTGAAAGCTCTCATTGCCCGTGATGCCGGAATAGTCTGCATCAAGGATAAAAAAGGTCAAACTGCACTGCATATGGCTGTGAAAGGACATAGTACACCAGTCGTAGAGGAGATATTACAGGCTGACCCTGCTATATTGAATGAACAAGATAAGAAGGGTAATACAGCTCTTCACATGGCTACCAGGAAACTCCGTTCAGAG ATAGTGAGCTTTTTATTAAGCTATGCATCTATGAATGTCAATGCCATCAACAATCAGGAGCAAACAGCCATGGATTTGGCAGATAAACTGGCATATGGAAATTCATCTCTGGAGATCCATGAAGCCCTCACAGAACGTGGTGCCAAGCGTGCTAGGCATGTCAGCAAAGTCGATGAAGCCAAGGAACTCAAGAGAGCTGTGAGTGATATAAAGCACGAAGTGCAGTCACAACTTATACAGAATGAGAAAACTCGGAAACGAGTTTCCGGTATTGCTAAGGAATTGAGGAAGATTCACAGGGAGGCAGTTCAAAACACCATTAATTCTGTCACAGTTGTCGCTGTCCTTTTCGCCTCAATAGCGTTCGTGGCTTTGTTCAGTTTGCCAGGTCAATATAGAATGAAACAGTCACGGGCAGGGGAAGCAAACATAGCTGGTGATGTTGCCTTCAGTGCTTTCTGTCTATTGAATGCTAcatctctttttatttctttttcggTTGTTGTGGTTCAAATCACTTTGGTAGCTTGGGACACAAGGGCTCAAAGGAAGGTTGTCTCAGTGGTTAACAAGCTAATGTGGACTGCTTGTGCCTGCACTTGTGGTGCTTTTCTGGctatagcttttgtggttgttggAAAGGAAACATGGATGGCTATAACTGTAACCCTTTTGGGAGCACCAATCCTAGTTGGGACTCTAGCATACTTGTGCTACTTTGTTTTTCTGCGACATTTCGGATTCCGAAGTATTTCCCAGAGATTAGTCAAGAGAGCAAGTGGAAATATATCATTCTCATGGAATCACTCAGCACATATATCAGATGTGGATGAATGTAACTCTGATCTTCAGAATATGTATGCTCTGTGA
- the LOC130737708 gene encoding uncharacterized protein LOC130737708, giving the protein MEQDPPSTFIRPCKRQDNLASSSRPLIPGPAGAVQAAMIHRRSTDDKPNISTQQFVRQVLQDGHDTDPDFQSNAWLSALQLNGSATPLGAITHHHERVDHVIGVIKSCNPNGFGDATVTLKDPTGTVGASIHHKVFTESVFAKDITVGSVLLLQKVAVFSPRKSNCYLNITLSNVVKVFSKDSAPPPGSFTNITED; this is encoded by the exons ATGGAACAAGATCCACCATCAACCTTCATCCGCCCTTGCAAACGCCAAGACAACCTTGCCtccagctctcgtcctctcattcccggCCCAGCTGGCGCCGTCCAGGCCGCCATGATTCACCGCAGATCCACCGACGACAAACCAAACATTTCAACCCAACAATTCGTTAGGCAAGTCCTCCAAGACGGCCACGACACCGATCCCGATTTCCAATCCAATGCTTGGCTTTCAGCCCTGCAATTAAACGGATCTGCCACTCCTCTGGGCGCAATCACTCACCATCATGAAAGAGTAGATCACGTCATCGGTGTTATCAAATCCTGCAATCCCAATGGGTTTGGAGATGCAACAGTTACACTCAAG GACCCTACGGGCACTGTTGGCGCTAGTATCCATCACAAGGTCTTCACTGAAAGCGTATTTGCGAAagacataactgttggatctgttctgcTTCTCCAAAAG GTCGCTGTGTTCTCTCCTAGAAAGTCTAATTGTTATCTGAATATAACCTTGTCCAATGTAGTCAAG GTATTTTCAAAGGACAGTGCACCTCCACCTGGAAGCTTCACAAACATAACAGAAGATTAA
- the LOC130736151 gene encoding uncharacterized protein LOC130736151 — protein sequence MARTKQTKRVSSEELADRRAYLHASHRRGDHDTDVSTSRKRARKGAPKATTEVPAPATEVPATQVPDTEVPAPATEVPATQVPATEVPALSTPEVTATEVSPQSTPEVTAHDTVEPSTSSLDIDAVEESESESGSESGSESEIEGEDVEVEDPNMPPLQRDPPFPGGPVELSLLQHYPDHIAPWTWHTLLGTTDPRYSERGDLRLATAGTKLGLMTCEGDNYREVRLIVERSGLYPLVRCSYVETDPGLISALVERWHEETSSFHMPFGEMTVTLDDVSALLHIPVGGRFYTPGVASRYDVAETCALLLGGDADLYMAEFDKLRGPTMRFSFLRDLYPKAVAEGRYEHAARMYLMHLVGATLFADKSGGHSFSARWIGMLQDLERVSEFAWGAMALATLYDQLGQSSRSGVKQMGGYTSLLMAWVFEHFPDRLVRRYANPAYTEDQPRARRWTESRSGHARLDERRVLLDELTADDVTWTPYEAHREWRQRDERALFSGYIRCPYPPAVRPHLPERVMRQFGYIQTIPRHPSEMDRSPAAEAVDAAFAGYVQYSFPEGDPAIEEGQAVGGYMDWYARVSHCFIIPDERRIDLSAVAALRRALEVLELSLEVDDALLPGTQARALTERALRILQDLAGTQGIAYAAGRGGLGAGGRVGGRAGGRAGGRAGGREGGRAGARGGRRGSMTSTFFYDDEMLLLKQDNDVSEGMLLQQQDNVQPLSVDTTHLWSTDQIFETVDDLKQWAKNVGKDNGYAIVTGRSDYSRKGGNMYIVLRCSKHGVYIPYKDPKSFKYNSTGSQKCDCPFKLKGRPTEGDKNWWLKVLEGVHNHEPAGSLVGHSYAGRLTEEEKVQVDSMNNNWVPPRHMLATLKENNPGNLSTITKVYNRIKKVKELDRGPLTEMQYLLKKLAEANYVHFERHEEDSGVIMELFWAHPNAIKLFNTFPHVVIMDCTYKTNKFQIPLLEMVGLTSTGLTYSIAFCYMTRERTPDYVWALECMKSLLADPARLPGVIVTDRELALLSAVRNIFPEATHLLCLFHINKNVEAKCKLWVDTTDFKALVMQKWNEVVYAETTTQFEEEWSDMCDMCKDHPRFTSYIYDTWLVHKEKFVKAWTNRVKHFGTTTSNRAESAHASLKKMLRNGKGNLCDSWEAIDRLTIVRHNAIQASFERSINIVEHRFKSPMYKNMRGFVAKHALHLMYDEQNRFWGHGEKCGCVMKVTHGLPCACALQSIASIPYAAVDPFWKILSWEQVPVVESQTSNSGCMPLEIEALWAHFNTLDDAGQSMLRRKLKELYCPQISSLCPPEVKIKHNQSSKERKTKPPRGQSIGSTQRDLSHWEHVDNQTKEQESKASKRKPRLTKTPKTTPTSQAPKSKNKMAMTATGSKIY from the exons ATGGCGAGGACAAAGCAAACTAAGAGGGTATCGTCTGAAGAGTTGGCCGATCGTCGTGCCTATCTCCACGCTTCTCATAGGCGAGGTGATCATGATACAGATGTGTCGACTTCTCGGAAGCGGGCTAGGAAGGGGGCTCCGAAGGCGACCACTGAGGTTCCTGCCcctgctactgaggttcctgctacTCAGGTTCCTGATACTGAGGTTCCTGCCcctgctactgaggttcctgctactcaggttcctgctactgaggttcctgctcTCTCGACGCCTGAGGTTACTGCTACTGAGGTTTCTCCTCAGTCGACGCCTGAGGTTACCGCCCACGATACTGTTGAGCCTTCCACCTCTTCACTTgatattgatgcagttgaggagTCGGAGTCGGAGTCGGGGTCGGAGTCGGGGTCTGAGTCTGAGATTGAGGGTGAGGatgtagaggtagaggatccGAATATGCCGCCGCTCCAGAGAGATCCACCGTTTCCTGGTGGGCCGGTTGAGTTGTCACTTCTGCAGCATTACCCGGATCACATAGCGCCGTGGACGTGGCATACCCTACTAGGCACCACTGACCCTCGTTATTCTGAGCGAGGTGATTTGAGGCTTGCCACTGCTGGTACGAAGCTCGGGCTGATGACGTGTGAGGGGGACAATTACAGGGAGGTCCGCTTGATTGTGGAGAGGAGCGGACTGTATCCACTGGTCAGGTGCAGCTATGTAGAGACGGATCCAGGGCTTATATCGGCCCTTGTGGAGAGGTGGCACGAGGAGACTAGTAGTTTCCACATGCCATTTGGGGAGATGACTGTCACCCTTGACGACGTCTCCGCTCTTCTTCACATCCCGGTTGGTGGGAGATTCTACACTCCAGGAGTGGCCTCGAGATATGATGTGGCAGAGACCTGCGCTTTGCTGTTAGGGGGGGATGCAGATTTGTACATGGCTGAGTTTGATAAGCTTAGGGGTCCGACTATGAGGTTCAGCTTCTTGCGAGACCTTTACCCGAAAGCTGTTGCAG AGGGGCGGTACGAGCATGCAGCCAGGATGTACCTGATGCATCTTGTTGGCGCGACATTGTTCGCCGACAAGAGTGGGGGGCACTCATTCTCCGCCCGTTGGATAGGCATGCTACAGGATCTTGAGCGGGTGTCGGAGTTCGCGTGGGGCGCCATGGCCCTTGCCacgttgtacgaccagcttgGACAGTCTTCTCGCAGCGGGGTCAAACAGATGGGCGGTTACACTTCCCTGTTGATGGCCTGGGTCTTTGAGCACTTTCCAGACAGGCTCGTTCGCCGGTATGCGAACCCGGCTTACACAGAGGACCAGCCCAGAGCTCGTAGGTGGACAGAGTCACGGTCGGGGCATGCTAGGCTTGACGAGAGGCGAGTACTACTTGATGAGTTGACGGCCGACGACGTCACTTGGACTCCATATGAGGCCCACAGGGAATGGCGACAGCGGGATGAGAGGGCTTTGTTCTCAGGCTACATTCGGTGTCCCTATCCCCCTGCTGTGCGACCTCATCTTCCGGAGCGGGTCATGCGACAGTTTGGGTATATACAGACGATCCCGCGCCACCCTAGTGAGATGGATAGATCTCCCGCAGCTGAGGCTGTTGATGCGGCATTCGCAGGTTATGTGCAGTACTCATTCCCTGAGGGCGACCCTGCTATAGAGGAGGGACAGGCTGTGGGCGGTTACATGGATTGGTACGCTAGAGTGTCTCATTGTTTCATCATACCGGATGAGAGGAGGATTGATCTCAGTGCCGtg GCTGCTTTGCGTAGGGCTTTAGAAGTCCTTGAGTTGTCACTTGAGGTGGATGATGCTTTGCTGCCAGGCACACAGGCCCGCGCTTTAACGGAGAGAGCACTTCGCATCCTCCAGGACTTGGCTGGGACACAGGGCATTGCTTACGCTGCTGGGAGAGGAGGTCTGGGAGCAGGTGGCCGAGTAGGTGGCCGAGCCGGCGGCCGAGCAGGTGGCCGAGCAGGTGGCCGGGAGGGCGGCAGGGCAGGAGCCAGGGGAGGTCGTAGGG GCAGTATGACGAGCACATTTTTCTATGATGATGAAATGCTGCTTCTAAAACAAGATAATGATGTCAGTGAAGGAATGTTGCTTCAACAACAAGATAATGTTCAGCCTTTAAGTGTGGATACCACTCATTTATGGTCGACCGATCAG ATATTTGAAACTGTTGATGACCTTAAACAATGGGCTAAGAATGTTGGGAAGGACAATGGATATGCGATTGTGACTGGAAGGTCTGATTATTCCAGAAAAGGTGGAAATATGTATATTGTTCTGCGGTGCTCGAAGCATGGTGTGTACATCCCGTACAAGGACCCTAAGTCCTTCAAGTACAACTCCACCGGATCACAAAAATGTGATTGTCCTTTTAAACTTAAAGGACGACCTACGGAGGGTGATAAAAATTGGTGGCTGAAAGTGTTGGAAGGggtacacaaccatgaaccagctggATCTTTGGTTGGCCATTCCTATGCTGGTCGACtaacagaagaagagaaggttcAAGTCGACAGCATGAATAACAATTGGGTCCCACCGAGACACATGTTGGCCACTTTGAAGGAAAATAATCCGGGTAACTTGTCTACCATCACTAAAGTGTATAATCGCATCAAAAAAGTTAAAGAATTAGACCGCGGGCCACTTACAGAGATGCAATATTTGCTGAAGAAGTTGGCAGAAGCCAACTATgttcactttgaaagacatgaagAAGATTCGGGTGTCATTATGGAACTTTTCTGGGCTCATCCTAATGCTATTAAactcttcaacacattccctcaCGTGGTaatcatggattgcacatacaagacaaacaaatttcAAATTCCATTGCTTGAAATGGTTGGCCTCACTTCTACTGGTCTGACTTACTCCATTGCATTTTGCTACATGACTCGTGAGCGCACACCTGACTATGTTTGGGCCTTGGAGTGCATGAAATCTCTACTTGCTGACCCTGCCCGACTACCTGGAGTGATTGTGACTGATAGGGAATTGGCTTTACTCAGTGCTGTTCGGAATATTTTTCCTGAGGCTACCCATTTACTATGCCTAttccacataaacaagaatgttGAGGCAAAGTGCAAATTGTGGGTTGACACAACGGATTTTAAAGCCTTAGTGATGCAAAAGTGGAATGAAGTGGTATATGCGGAAACAACTACACAATTTGAGGAGGAATGGAGCGacatgtgtgatatgtgtaaggATCATCCAAGGTTCACATCGTACATTTATGACACTTGGTTGGttcacaaggagaaatttgtGAAGGCATGGACAAACAGAGTGAAGCATTTTGGAacgacaacaagtaacag GGCTGAAAGTGCACATGCAAGCTTGAAGAAGATGCTTAGGAATGGCAAGGGTAACCTGTGCGATTCATGGGAAGCAATTGATAGGTTGACCATTGTACGCCACAATGCAATacaagcatcgtttgagcgcagtattaaCATTGTAGAGCACCGTTTCAAGTCTCCAATGTATAAGAATATGAGAGGATTCGTTGCTAAACATGCACTTCACCTAATGTATGATGAACAAAACAGATTTTGGGGTCATGGTGAGAAATGCGGTTGCGTGATGAAAgtcactcatggactaccttgcgcttGTGCACTTCAGAGTATTGCCTCAATTCCGTATGCAGCAGTtgatccattctggaagatacTTTCTTGGGAACAAGTGCCTGTTGTGGAGAGTCAAACCTCAAACAGTGGATGCATGCCGCTAGAGATTGAGGCTTTGTGGGCTCATTTCAATACCTTGGATGATGCGGGCCAAAGTATGCTGAGAAGGAAGCTTAAAGAGCTTTATTGTCCTCAAATCAGTTCATTGTGTCCTCCTGAAGTGAAGATAAAGCACAATCAATCGTCCAAGGAGAGGAAAACCAAACCTCCTAGAGGTCAATCAATAGGATCCACCCAGCGTGACCTTTCACATTGGGAACATGTTGACAATCAGACCAAAGAACAAGAATCGAAAGCTAGCAAGAGGAAACCTAGGCTCACcaaaactcctaaaacaactccaACATCGCAAGCTCCTAAGTCAAAGAACAAGATGGCTATGACGGCCACCGGCTCCAAAATCTACTAA
- the LOC130737710 gene encoding uncharacterized protein LOC130737710 isoform X1, with protein sequence MVAAGWVTGFSWCIWVFPQFFRNGYHFFSLRFIFHISLCAAPPRTHSQYCGTYVTHDFTDVIEFNHAIGAQGIMSVEYKEIVAQYGELIWDHLVSGVCSQFSTPRKLHSHV encoded by the exons ATGGTGGCTGCTGGCTGGGTGACAGGGTTTTCATGGTGCATTTGGGTTTTTCCGCAATTTTTCAG GAACGGTTACCATTTCTTCTCACTGCGATTCATCTTCCATATCAG TTTGTGTGCAGCGCCGCCACGAACCCATTCACA GTACTGTGGTACCTATGTGACCCATGATTTT ACTGATGTGATTGAATTTAACCATGCTATTGGAGCTCAAGGAATTATGAGTGTAGAATATAAGGAAATTGTTGCTCAATATGGAGAGCTGATTTGGGATCACTTGGTATCAGGG GTATGTTCACAATTTTCAACTCCCAGAAAACTGCATTCCCATGTCTGA
- the LOC130737710 gene encoding aspartic proteinase-like isoform X2 — protein sequence MVAAGWVTGFSWCIWVFPQFFRNGYHFFSLRFIFHIRYCGTYVTHDFTDVIEFNHAIGAQGIMSVEYKEIVAQYGELIWDHLVSGVCSQFSTPRKLHSHV from the exons ATGGTGGCTGCTGGCTGGGTGACAGGGTTTTCATGGTGCATTTGGGTTTTTCCGCAATTTTTCAG GAACGGTTACCATTTCTTCTCACTGCGATTCATCTTCCATATCAG GTACTGTGGTACCTATGTGACCCATGATTTT ACTGATGTGATTGAATTTAACCATGCTATTGGAGCTCAAGGAATTATGAGTGTAGAATATAAGGAAATTGTTGCTCAATATGGAGAGCTGATTTGGGATCACTTGGTATCAGGG GTATGTTCACAATTTTCAACTCCCAGAAAACTGCATTCCCATGTCTGA